TGCAGGAGAAGGCAAAGCTTTTCGGATACAATGTAGAATTGTAGCCTGAAACCAATTCATAACaacaaatacttttttttatcagaaaGCATATATACCCAAAACTTTCATGataaaataatgattttatgaaattatctAATAATTGCTCAAAAAACCTTAACCACGCAAATCAACCTTGGAATGAAAATAAATCCAATGTTTGCTACACGCAAGGATTGGTCAATTCTCAATCACTAAAACACATCACTTCATTGGTCTTATTCTCCTAGAGGAATTGCATGAAGCACAAATCTTACAGTTTAATGATATAGTACTGGCACCTAGAGTGCTTGACTATTTGCAACTTTCTAGAATAACAAGGTCTATTAGTATAACAGCTTGAGAGGCATGTTTTCTCTGAATGTAGAGTCAAAAGCTCAAGAATGAATACTGGCCTATCATATTTCATTTAAGCAACATAAGTAGAGAAAAACAATAAAGATATGTTTGTTCAAATGTTTTAGTCCAACGGCAAGAGGAAAGAATGTTCAAATACATCCAATTTCAAGCTTAAGTCTGAGTTCTTCGGCTTTGCCGGAAGTATCTCATATATAAAGAATATCTCATCACCTGAAAACTAGCAAGATGTTGCTGATGCTCTGTAAGAGTCGCAGCTAAAGACTCGGCATGGCCACTTGAACCTTCATCTTGTGAACTTCGTAATAGATCTGGACCTTCCCCATCATTTGCTTTGGCCTACAGAACAATTGTCGCAGAATAGCAGCTCAGTACATCACTAACAATAATAACAATCAACTCATTATGAATGTCAGTTTCCAACCcaaaaccaattggtgttatGTTAGGTGGAAAGACCCAACAGATAGCGAAACACTACTGAAACAAGTGTTGATTTAACTTTTCCCTCTCTGTTGTTTTACAAAGTTAAACAGTCTTCAGTATATTGACAATAATGTAGTCTTATAGCATATCTCATGGAAAAGTAAAAACTATGGGATATCCCAAATAGAAAGGTGTAAAGCAAGGGAGAACAAAGTTCTAAACAATTTATCTAAAATTTCTAACTAGATATATACACCATCACCAGGAAATGTAATTCCAAAGTAAACGAAtgtattagtgatttaacctATTATCAAAAGAGAAATTTCTCCAAGTTTTAGAGCATTGTAAGTGAAAATCTAAAAGAAAATCCCTTATGAACCTTGTTTTGCATCTATGAGACCATTCCACAGGAAAGATACGAGATGTCTAAGTACCTCAAGAAGAGAAGTGTTAAGCTAACTGCAGATGCAGATACGAGATGTCTAAGGACCACACAAAAAAAGAATGTAAGAAAATCATGCATCATAACCTTTGAGGTTCAGCCGATGTCTAAGGACCTCAACAAGAGAAGTGTTACGCCACTAACGTCAAAGAGCCAGTTTAATCTATACTagatataaaagcacggatggtgGGGGGGGACACATTTACGTTAATATCTTTTTTACTATAATTACTAAATGAAAAACTAttgagtactaattaaaatagaccactataaatatttaattattactattttaattattatttaatcatttaaaattccAAATAAGGTAAACTACTTTCaataatatttgatattttttatttattctctCTGATAATTGGTAAGGGGAAGTGCTtatgggaggaattgaacccacgacctagcagtttgctgtctaacgcttataccatttgagctatagctcattggtagaTAAAGTATTCTTAATTAACTACTAATTGAATTATCATTTGATGTTTTATACttaattacaatttataacTACAGAAATAGTTATTAATTAAACGTAAATATCAACTACCCTAATTCAttgtaaatataattattattatttgacgagtcacactacaagccacgtgtgaaacatgTAAAGCGACAATAGTAGCACAAAAAGAGCTAAAAATGGGCATGCACTGTAAACATTCTTCTTTAGAAAATACTAAACTCAATCTGGATAATAAGATAGGAAACTATTACTGCAACCTAATTTGGTTTGAAGCACCAGGTTTCTTCTTCAGTTAACACGTTTTTCATTGTATCAAAATACGGGCTCTTTACAAACTCACCATACCAAAGGAAACCTATCAAAATAAAGCTTTCTGGCATTGAGTTCGACAAAACACACCAAATTCAAGATTATTTCATGAGAATGAACACATAAGATGCATTTTCCTAGTCAAGGTCATGCATTGTTATGAAAAAATAGCATACCAGATGAAGTGATTGTTTATGAATACGTTGCAGTGCATGCGTCCACCGTCGAATAATTTCTGCAACATCAACAGTTGGGTGGACTCTCCCACTTCTATCATCCACCCTAGAATGTGTCTCGTCATTTACTTGCAAATGGGATGAATCTACATTGCTCTTTAGCTTTGATTTATTTACACTCTTATATAATCCATCACTTGGCTCTTTGTCATCCAAATCTGTATCAGAATAAGGAACCTGAGCACTCTGATCCATAGCCGCAAGTAAAGCAGATCCAGAAATGCGGTATCTGTGAAAGGAAATACTTGTGAAGATTAGAGGTGGTTAAATAACATTTCCAACAGGCAAGATGATAGCCGATACACTGATAGAAATTACCTATGTTCTCGATGAGCTATTAGATCCTCAATAGGTCCCGAAGCAAGAACTTCATGCTGACCTGTAACAGGAGACAATAAATACGATCAGAGAGGCATATgcatgaaacaaaaaaaacagcATCCTACTAAGGTTATCGAGAAAACTTGAGTGGAAGAACATTTTTAGTGAtggaaaaaggaaaagaatacAGCAGTATCATCAGTAAGTACCTCTCATACATGACTAGTAATCATTGAAATTCATTTAGGTTATTACTAATCAGATAAGTAAACACATGACGAGGTTATACCATAGCATAAACAGTGAGAAATTTAATAAAACCGATGCTTAAAAACTTTGATTGAATTTGATAATGACACTGCTATAGAAATCAAATGATATAATGATGCTAGATCAAAACATGGACCTAAGATTGACATCCCAATGCAGGCTAACAAATCAGGATGGTTCATTTGCACTTTAACATAAGGCGAGCCAGTTTACTAAGACTCGTACATTTTGTGTCTGTTCGGTTCAACTGTTTAGTACAGCTGATAATCAATAGCAAACATCTGATAATTGTATTATTGTATGGTGAGATTTTCAAATTAGATTTGTTAATTTGCAAAGTTATTGATATCGTTTAACATATGTTTAACGTACTTATTATTACATTTTATGAACAAATGAAAatatcataaattaaaataaaacgataactaattaatttagaaggtttaataaaaatataatcaataaataacTAATTGtgcaacttaaaaaaaaacaggtTGGCATCTATTCCttaaaaaactcaaaaataaagCGGATGGACTGCCGGAgacttaaaataaaacatttattaattgcatatttttataatatacaatTTACTTACAGAGGAgcatattaaaaataatcatatacTGGCACAAtatattaaaccaaaaaaaagtCACTTAACatcaaagaaaatataattaagcTTTTATACAGCATGATTGACCTCTAAATgctttaattaattgaaaagtTAGTAATTTCACACACCAACGCCCGGTTGCCTACTCATTAAATATTTACTTGTATTGTAGAAACCAAAACAAGAAAACTACAGTGACTTTAACTTACTTTTACGAGCTAGAATAGATTCCCACAAACGATTAGCCTTTGAAACTAAAAGGGAATTCTGGCTAGAGCTTGATACAAGATCATCCCACAATTCTCCTTCCAACTTTACTTTGTTCCTCAAATCATGTAATTTTTCCAGCTCTTGCTGCAAATAAGCCTAGCATCCAGATTTTCCATGGACAAATGTAAGCAAAAACTCAAATGTTATCTGTCGGACTCCAAAGAGTGTCAATAAGTTTCTCTTTTACCTCTTCAGCACAAAGACCACGGAATTCTGCAGTCATTTCATGAGCCAGATTGGACCACATTGCCTGTCTCTGAACAGCCATTTCTGCATTTTTAAGAAACCTCCTTCTTTCAAGAGCTATTCTAGCCTGTTTAAGATAGGAATTTCGAACCATTGAGACAGAATTCAAGCCAAGAGCTTCAAGAATAAGCACCACAAAAGAAACCACCAGTAAGAAGATAAATTTTGTGAAAGAAAGATCAGAACAAAAGACCAAAAAATTAACATACAATGGAACTTTTATCCCCAAGCTTTCATAACAATCGGCTATACACTGTAACATgcatttttaacaaatttaaaaaagaaaatgcaCCACATAACCATTTCCACCAAAAAGAGAAGTAAACACAAAATTCAAAACTAATCACTCCAAAGCCAAACTCCAATTAGCTTTGGAAGTTAATACTCGGTTGAGATGACCTTACATCTCCCCAAAGAAAGAAAATCAGAAAAATAAAACCTTAGAAACTTCAGATCTTAATCACCTTTTATCTATTACTTCATAACCATAAAAGATATTAACATGTAAATCATCCTTCACCGTTTTTCTCAAACGaataaattcataaaagaaAAGCAGCAGCCCATATCAAGGCCTAATTTGAAAGCTCGACTCTATCAATTCACTCATAGTTACTGTTTATGGACACTAAAAGCTTCCAGCTAGCCCCTTAAGAACAGTTAAAAAGGATGTTATCACCCTTGTATAGGTGCTAACAAGTAGATGCCTTATATATTCCTATGCTGGATTGTTAACCGAAAATAATTGCAATAATTTTCAATATTAATGTAGATAACCGCAGTACTAccaaaataagaaataaatgaCCTAAGAAGTTTTATGACTTTGGTCCACAGTCCCACGGGTCAAAGGAAAGGGGAGGCCTAATTCCAGGAATTAACATTAAATTTTTGGACATACCAGGCCTTTGaatcaaatcttttttttttctttctaatattCTGATTCCAATGTAGTTAAAATAAATAGCAGCATTATTACTTTTGTTACAGGTAACAGTGTAGCTGCATGCTGAAAGGCTACATCTGTTAGTGAAGCAGGCAACGGGTTAGAAGCCACATCAGCAGCAAACGTGCGTCTATGAACCTCTCGCAAAGCATGCAAGGAAAGTTGCCACAAAAGTTCAACAAATCTGCAGTAACATCAAAAGTTCATTagataaatcaaaataaaacattacTTTACTACCCTGCATAATTTTAATGTAGCCATATGAGTTCTGCAGCGTTTAAACAAATCACAATAATTAACATCTAGTTTCAAATGCAATAGTTTACAGACATACAGATTTTTCCATTTCAATTGTCTCAAAATTACATGCAACCCTAAGCAGAATAGATACTAGCACATGCTCAATACTAACTTTTGTTAGTGTACTTCATTATGAACTCATAggtttatatattttgaatacggaagCCAAAAGAAACCCCAGACTTAAAAATTGTCTGTCCCGACTATATCAAAAAACTTTCACAATGCTGAACTTCTAATATTGCCCAAAAAAGTGGAACCAAAACAAGCCTCCACATAGTTGACCCTATACACAACAATTAACTCCTAGAGATAACGAAATACGAAAATCGAGATAATCAATCTGCACAACTTTCAGCATCTGCATTATATAAGAACGCAGTCTACCTCGGTCCACAACAAGTAGCAAGTGAAGAAACTCTCGAATTACTTCTCGGAAGCGCTCCTTGAGATTCAAGCTCGCTAATAATCCCTTGAACAACCtaaaaacacaaacaaattTCAACTCAAAGTTCAATTCAAAAACTCAATCAAAAGTTCATAATAAATGCAATTCaatcaatcaaattaaaccAGTAATAAAAACAATTACCTTACGAAAGTCACGAGACTGTGCAGAATCAAAAATCGGCCAAACCTTATCAAAATCCTAAAAGAAAAAAGATCGATCACATTCACATCAATTAACAACgcacataaaaataaaattaaggacaaaaattagaacaattaaacataattaagaGCGTAAGagttaataaaatttactttAGCGGATTGAGCAGGACCGCGCAGAGAGGAGAGGATAAAGTAAAGAAGCTGTTCGCCTAATTTAGGGTTAGAGTGACGGAAAAGTCCGACCCGAGCAGCAGTGGTAGTTCCGTTAGGTCCCAGTCCGATAACGGTCGGATCCAGACCTAATAGCAAACAGTTTGTATACATTGCACTTTCTAGCTCTAATTCTCTTTCCTTTTCTCTGTCCATCATCGTCTAGATTTCACTTCGATTCTGGTTTCTCTTTtctggtttgatttgtttgttttaatttgaaaatggCAGTCCCTCAGGAGTTCGGTAATTGCGAAATGGGGCGATTGTAGCTTGAAAAAGTTTCGGATTTGGGGTGAGTTTTGAATTAGGGAAAAGTTGAAGGGTctttttgctttttttattttaaatggggCCCATAGGAGGCACGTTTTGGGAATTTTGAAATGGAGAAGAGGGTAACCGGTTAGACCTGCTGGTGTTGTTGCCGGCCAATTCTGATCGTTTACGTGTCGTCATTTGTTGCTAAATGACATGAAAATTttgcaaaatatattttaaaactgtgcaaatattttaaaatggcttaattgcgtacaaattaaaaactttagcgtgttttgcaaatttaacataaactttcaattttggcaaattaatacacaaacttttaaattttggcaattttagcaccgatcaatttttcgtgaaaaaaatgttgatgtgtacaccggaataaccactattccggtgtccacatcagcattttgctctattttttgaaggaaaattgatcggtgctaaaattgcaaaaaatcaaaagtttgtgtattaatttgccaaaattaaaagtttatgttaaatttgcaaaacacgctaaagtttatgattttttatgccattaagccttttaaaattacatattttaaacaataatcaattagaaaaattaatttataaatcaaaagaatatataattaaattagaaaacTAAACTAATATTGTAACTCAAAGCGTCAACCTTTGAAAAtacatattcattttaaaagtctcacTTTCTattttgaaagattttatttttaaaaattaaaacctcattttaaactaattttctttttaacttaaaataaattttataaaaaaattcactacCTGGATAAGATAGaaaaatttgtaataaatttttttaaaaaaaattatataagatTAAATTGGATCACTAAAATGGAATGGATcgagtattttttaaaatatatactttaaaagtaatcaatttgaaaattcaatttaaaaaactaaatcaaaagtttaagctaatattttaattcaaaacatCAATATCATCCGGGATTTCGAACTTGTTCATGATTTTGAAGGTGATGAAGTAATTGTAAAAGAAACAATCagcgaaatatcaaaaaaaaactaGTGTAAAAGAAAATGGTTTTAATTTAAACCACGAAGCCTTATTATTAAGATCTCTTGCTATTAAGAAACTTATAAATTGTTGATTTACTTTTATTCacgaaaaattatcaaattgaatgaacaattaaaaaattaaaaaaaaaacatttttcaatTATCATCTAGGTTTTCAGTTCGTTTTAACAttatatccaaaaaaaattcttttttgaAATGACATTATATCCAAACTTAAAATGCAGTAATATTGCAAAAACAAATGATAGACCCTATGCAATACAACTGATCCGAAATTAGTTGGTAAAGCTCCAAAagaagaatgaagatgaacaaGCTAATGGGAATAGTATTATAATGTTGCTTTGCTTGGGTGCCAAATTAACCCCTTGTGGCTATATAATGTGGGGACTTCAACAGGCATGCGTAAGTGTGTGTTTGGCATTGgagatatttttattatttttataaaatttaaattattaagctGTACAcacttaaaaaaaatgtaagagGACCATAAAAATAGTCtcatattcataaaaaaaaaaaaattagtcttCTAGAGACAGTTATATTGATCCTGATGTTTCATCCCTATTGCCTTCATCCCCAATTTTTTAGGAGACGAAAAGAGAAAAATTATCCCTATTATGGGAACGACCCTCGTCCCTAACTAGACGTCCCGTTAGATAAGGACGATTTTCGTCCCCATTGAATAAGGACACCTTTCGTCCCCATTGAATAGGGATTCCTTTCGTCCCTTTTCATAAGAACAGCTTCTGATCCTGTTTAATAGGGGCGACTTCATACGTACCATTTTCGTTCCAATACTGAAAatacattattttatatttaattactaCTTTTTATTTCCAAtggataatttttaattttttaatacataATAAATATGAGCGGAAGCGGGGGTTTCGGGGCTCCCGTTCGTCCAAATTTATGACATTACTCTATTCTATACAGGTTTTGATATAAtgtggagtcgccacctagctgAGATAGGAAATGCCGTTTACATTGACTCGATGATCTCATCAGCTTATCGCTAAGATTACCAATACGCCGACCAAAGGCCGGGtttgtggacctccccgagactcatGCGCTTAGCTTATTAACCTTTATATTCTTGACTTAGTGGATGTATTTATATCATCTCGACATACATTGCAATTTACAGGATataatgctaaaaatgtaaacatCTATGAAAGCGGTAAACACGTTTgatgcgcatatgactcgatctagaCTAACAAGTAGCAATTACTCCTAGCATACATCTAAATCTGGCGGTTTCTAAGTCTAGTCGGTCTGGATATATAACATGCACAAAAACTAAACCGAGAgtctaagtttgattgattttattaggtttcCCTCTCATGTGAAAGAAGCTTTTGAAGCAACGAACTTCTATCCTTAATCCAGAAGTCtagtatttttgaaagtatgtaaagataCAGTACTTTacttatagagctgcagtagatatgTGTTTGTATAAAGTTGGTATCTAACTGTTTTTGTAAATATCACTCTGATGTTTTAAAGCTTATGTTTATATGACGCTTGCTGCAATATTACTGTTAGTTGCTGCCAGAAGATTATGTATGCCTGGTATATTTAttgcatgacacgtgttatGTTCGTCATGCATGATGTAtgatatttgtaaaaaaattatttacgtTTTaaagcttgctacgggtttcggagctaccactcccatttcctagcgccggtctctgtccatgagattgggtcgtgacaattttttttaggcCACAGATTCATATTGACACGCATCATGGTGGATGATCAAAGGAAGTTTTTGGAAAATGGcaagataactaaaatatatatctttttttgtgccatgtttttcaaaattgttgttttaaggggtagaatcaatttttcaaatctttTTCTCCTAAAAGTTTTGAtatgctttatttttttttttaatgattggacTTTACCTTGGTATAATTCAATTGATGAATTATTGgctattttttatcatttaaaatcaaattagttCAATTTATTGAGTTTTAATCTTGATATGCATATCAAATTAGTGTCTTGCGCCTCAATTGAATGAGAAACtaaaatttgttttcaaaatatctTTCAATTAGCTTCCTTATCCATGTTTTTAAAACATGCTTTTATTCTTTTATGGCTTTGCTTATTCTTTGATATTTACTTTCTTTCTTTGCCCTTTTTGCATATAGTCAATCGGGGGAGAAAGTATATTGTCAAAAATGTCTTTTCGCTTACTTCCCTTTATGCTTAAAATCACATTTCATTACATTTTTAAGGGAGAGTGTTTATTTCTGCTATTAATTCATCTTTTAGGCCAATTGATTGTCTATACCAAAAAGGGGGAGAATGTTAGATCTTGTGTCTTTATATtcttaattttgatataaataatcAATTGGCATGTAATTGTTGTCTAATATCGTTTcaagcagtgttttaaaaaccggaccggaccggccggttcaacCCGGAACCGGAGGTCAGTCCGGTCCAATTCTTCTTTAAAACCGGATTTGCGGTTTAACCGCTTTAAACCGGAAATAACCGTTAAAACCGGAGAACTGTGGAGCCGGTAAACCCTTAGAAACCGTCCGGTTCAATGTAATTGaggaaaaagaacaaaaaaaacacgcaaggaaaaaataaaatcacatgAACAAAGTGAAAAAATGGTATAAACTCTTTGTCGCCatagaaaaattatataacgAATATAATGGTATGTAAAAAGAATAAGAAGGAAACAAGTctaaaaaattgtttatttttcattgtgAACTCAtgaaatatgaaagaaagtGAAGAAATGGAGAGGAAGAAATGATAGAGATATCCATTTTGTTGGTGACGGCTAGTTTCTGTTTCTCAAAATTAGGTTAGACAAGATGCTTCTTTCATTTAATTTGGGCTTTGTGGGCTTATTAATTTGGGTATAGTGATGTTCAATTAGTCATAACTTTTATGCGGGCTTATTAATTTTGAGAGGCCAGTAttcatttcctctttttatgagacatatttagtttaaattatttcTTATTATAAACTGTTGACTAGCTGCTGAACCGGTCCAACCACCGGTTGGACCggtctgtcacgacccaaattcatggatcgcgaccggcgctagggaatgggagtggttgctccgaaacccgtagcaagcctaaaaacctttataaatttttcgcgttttaaaatataaaaaggtctGCAACCTCTttgcggaaacactttaacgcctttattaaaaacgcgttcgcaattcaagatcatatatcacatatgatctgttttcagaaaatatcgttaaaacgtttctctcgtttaacgtaaacacatttctaaaagctgggtcttaagaccctgattgtatttaaagaaactagagTGCAAGCATCAATCTTAGTTGACGCACCtactctgtttccaatacaatcctaaaatgctaaacacatgaaaccagtgtatcactTAAACAACTGGtcctagcattttagaaaacacgcagcttttcaatcatatacatatacagtagttcaaatcagagtatatcaagataagtttgaactgctgtaaataaaaagacagacttcccagtacccgactacttgcagctctagaggtatggctggcattgacttccagaattattgtggaagtccgaccttgtacttgataacctgaaagatgaatattggggagggtcagaaatataaatatttctgagtgagtttacatatttacaattgaatatttaaatcgcatatatgtaaagcatttgtacatatcaaaaatattaccaactacttgatccagatgaaaccctacaaggcagactattgtatgggtctcaaccta
This window of the Mercurialis annua linkage group LG5, ddMerAnnu1.2, whole genome shotgun sequence genome carries:
- the LOC126681317 gene encoding AUGMIN subunit 6; the encoded protein is MMDREKERELELESAMYTNCLLLGLDPTVIGLGPNGTTTAARVGLFRHSNPKLGEQLLYFILSSLRGPAQSAKDFDKVWPIFDSAQSRDFRKVVQGIISELESQGALPRSNSRVSSLATCCGPRFVELLWQLSLHALREVHRRTFAADVASNPLPASLTDVAFQHAATLLPVTKARIALERRRFLKNAEMAVQRQAMWSNLAHEMTAEFRGLCAEEAYLQQELEKLHDLRNKVKLEGELWDDLVSSSSQNSLLVSKANRLWESILARKSQHEVLASGPIEDLIAHREHRYRISGSALLAAMDQSAQVPYSDTDLDDKEPSDGLYKSVNKSKLKSNVDSSHLQVNDETHSRVDDRSGRVHPTVDVAEIIRRWTHALQRIHKQSLHLAKANDGEGPDLLRSSQDEGSSGHAESLAATLTEHQQHLASFQVLINQLKEVFPTIQKSIAECTQKVNNISSNLPSMPNHRGRASSPIQAQSSGRTSESSSDDVAEVISKMSSVQIDKVSDSPPALKLPQLFSLTPNSSGKGGNMQKRQIASSLASQMENISERNSLDQSLSSSRLEHTPQDSDSSYVQNLKRSVREAALSTPILNSESSLDSQTGETSEHFFLTLPTTGFSRLGVEKKVPSRMSKRLFTLPKDTVLLGNHAPDGQVGSKYDDMPDILNNLDSLNEYDHVNSFLSAAVPNGSMSDGQMSFFDVEEPHDQVFSPPLLMDTSLIADSYEDLLAPLSETEAALMEH